One region of Quercus lobata isolate SW786 chromosome 2, ValleyOak3.0 Primary Assembly, whole genome shotgun sequence genomic DNA includes:
- the LOC115969702 gene encoding mitochondrial carrier protein CoAc1-like: MDSSQGSVLSSNVAGLVDGSSAQGEVSYLDGIPIYVKELIAGGAAGAFAKTAVAPLERIKILLQTRTEGFHSLGVFQSLKKLLKHEGFQGFYKGNGASVIRIIPYAALHFMTYEQYRCWILNNYSALGTGPLIDLLAGSAAGGTAVLCTYPLDLARTKLAYQVTDTRGSFNYGMKSNHAQPAYNGIKDVLRSVYKEGGVRGLYRGVGPTLTGILPYAGLKFYIYEELKRHVPEEHQTSIMMRLSCGALAGLFGQTFTYPLDVVRRQMQVENLQPSFQGSARYRNTWEGLTTIVHNQGWRQLFAGLSINYIKIVPSVAIGFTAYDMMKFWLRIPPRQKTQSISAA; this comes from the exons ATGGATTCCTCGCAAGGATCGGTGTTGTCTTCAAATGTGGCAGGGCTAGTTGATGGTTCATCAGCTCAAGGAGAGGTGTCTTACCTTGATGGTATTCCTATTTATGTCAAGGAGCTTATTGCTGGAGGTGCTGCTGGTGCATTCGCTAAGACTGCAGTTGCACCCCTGGAACGGATCAAAATACTCTTGCAG ACCAGAACAGAGGGATTCCACTCTCTTGGGGTGTTTCAATCTTTGAAGAAGTTACTGAAGCATGAAGGTTTTCAAGGATTCTATAA AGGAAATGGAGCAAGCGTCATTCGTATCATTCCTTATGCAGCCTTGCATTTCATGACTTATGAACAGTATCGGTGTTGGATCCTGAACAACTATTCTGCCTTAGGAACAGGGCCCCTTATTGATCTTCTAGCTGGTTCAGCAGCGGGAGGAACTGCAGTTCTATGCACATATCCTTTAGATCTGGCTCGTACTAAACTTGCTTATCAG GTTACTGACACTAGAGGAAGTTTTAATTATGGAATGAAAAGCAATCATGCTCAACCTGCATATAATGGCATAAAAGATGTACTTAGAAGCGTTTACAAGGAAGGGGGTGTGCGTGGACTTTATCGCGGTGTAG GCCCAACACTCACTGGAATCCTTCCTTATGCTGGTTTAAAGTTCTACATATATGAGGAACTCAAGAGGCATGTTCCTGAAGAGCATCAAACGTCCATTATGATGCGTCTCTCCTGTGGAGCTCTTGCTGGGTTATTTGGGCAGACCTTCACGTACCCATTAGATGTTGTCAGGAGGCAGATGCAG GTTGAAAATTTGCAACCTTCATTCCAAGGAAGTGCCAGATATAGAAACACATGGGAAGGTCTTACTACTATTGTTCATAATCAAGGATGGAGACAATTGTTTGCAGGTCTAAGCATTAACTATATAAAG